In the genome of Dermacentor variabilis isolate Ectoservices chromosome 5, ASM5094787v1, whole genome shotgun sequence, one region contains:
- the LOC142581873 gene encoding uncharacterized protein LOC142581873, with the protein MAEAPGDQNRGQDANQKGKKKRHHQQRKKPLCEDAQQGAQPQKDTKAGMVTEGKEGAKVRNAESLPKPRPAKDSAVPNDPRTLTKLRPSLLALRDAFRKMAPKPKMDMGSRKISVASSMASGPSQAAAAGPPAGRSTIASATRSHQRSREGHSTVCIGPDKSGDHSPTSGRVSASTSTGVRSLLKSYTAGNMPSGRSLAFCVAALVVLALAVLVVILTAILGRMHSKKQAVSSSATTVAIPHHVKAGVGADGHHRSTLPAR; encoded by the exons ATGGCGGAAGCACCCGGTGATCAGAATAGAGGACAAGACGCGAACCAGAAGGGTAAGAAGAAGCGTCATCACCAGCAGCGAAAAAAGCCGCTGTGTGAAGACGCCCAGCAAGGAGCCCAGCCCCAGAAAGATACCAAGGCGGGCATG GTCACTGAAGGAAAGGAAGGCGCCAAAGTGAGAAATGCTGAAAGTCTGCCCAAGCCGCGTCCTGCCAAGGACAGCGCGGTACCCAACGATCCGAGGACGCTGACCAAACTTCGACCTTCCTTATTGGCACTCAGAGATGCG TTCAGGAAGATGGCGCCCAAACCGAAAATGGACATGGGAAGCAGAAAGATATCGGTGGCTTCTTCCATGGCGTCCGGACCATCACAAGCTGCGGCAGCAGGCCCGCCCGCCGGGCGTTCTACGATCGCATCAGCCACGAGGAGCCACCAGCGCAGCCGGGAGGGGCATTCCACCGTGTGCATCGGCCCCGACAAGAGCGGCGACCATTCGCCCACTTCCGGTCGCGTGTCAGCCTCCACCAGCACCGGCGTGCGCTCTCTCCTGAAAAGCTACACGGCAGGCAACATGCCCAGCGGCCGCTCGCTGGCATTCTGCGTCGCGGCTCTCGTCGTGCTCGCGCTTGCCGTACTGGTCGTGATCCTGACCGCGATCCTAGGGCGAATGCACTCGAAGAAACAGGCGGTTTCTTCGTCCGCCACGACTGTCGCCATTCCTCATCACGTGAAAGCTGGTGTCGGCGCCGACGGTCACCATCGGAGCACGTTACCTGCTCGATGA
- the LOC142583553 gene encoding uncharacterized protein LOC142583553, producing MLYCPSKEGFQKQDGVRSTTNLPQHFVIRHTTDEPESPGGHRPQSPVHLPPALFTLPPKATNAVVERNKKAKEVAKKKKKKRRHRHHKPTEVVRGGGTKEGGKAPTVVTDNQELYLGIEDVLPTSLPGNHAHEPVTTVKLTKNRPSIVELREEFRKMAHKPTMSTESGNAAAASSTLAGPSPPSSALRSKPAISLADKVSDKSRETAEKSECRTSGHVTATSSTPGHCDVGRTSGESCTYLVTALVMLGLAAGLVLLLTTLLLDRLEKRAAVSRSVKANTSSRRARPVFGFHSGGLTMPLIQ from the exons ATGCTGTACTGTCCCTCTAAAGAAGGCTTTCAGAAACAGGACGGTGTCAGGAGTACGACAAACTTGCCGCAGCATTTCGTAATCCGGCACACAACCGATGAACCCGAGTCGCCGGGGGGCCACCGTCCGCAATCGCCAGTGCATTTGCCTCCGGCGCTGTTCACGCTGCCGCCCAAAGCCACGAACGCAGTGGTCGAGCGCAACAAGAAAGCAAAGGAAGTggccaagaagaagaagaaaaagcgccGTCATCGTCACCACAAGCCCACGGAAGTGGTCCGTGGTGGTGGCACCAAGGAAGGCGGCAAGGCGCCCACG GTCGTGACGGACAACCAAGAACTCTACCTGGGAATTGAAGATGTACTACCCACGTCACTCCCTGGTAATCACGCCCATGAGCCGGTTACTACGGTGAAGCTGACCAAAAACCGACCTTCCATAGTGGAGCTCAGAGAAGAG TTCAGAAAGATGGCGCACAAGCCCACAATGTCTACCGAGAGCGGAAATGCGGCGGCAGCTTCGTCCACGTTGGCTGGACCGTCACCACCTTCGTCGGCGCTGCGGTCGAAGCCCGCCATAAGCTTGGCGGACAAGGTTTCCGACAAGAGTCGCGAGACGGCCGAGAAGAGCGAATGCCGCACTTCCGGTCACGTGACGGCCACGAGCAGCACTCCTGGACACTGCGACGTCGGGAGAACCAGCGGCGAGTCGTGCACGTACCTCGTCACCGCTCTCGTCATGCTGGGCCTGGCAGCTGGACTGGTCCTGCTGCTGACCACGCTGCTGCTTGACAGGCTTGAGAAGAGGGCGGCCGTCTCCCGGTCCGTCAAGGCTAACACCAGCTCTCGGCGTGCGAGACCAGTATTTGGATTCCACAGCGGCGGTTTGACTATGCCGCTGATTCAATGA